Genomic segment of Apostichopus japonicus isolate 1M-3 chromosome 8, ASM3797524v1, whole genome shotgun sequence:
gatctGAGATgacatcgctgtatcgtttgtatactgtgctgtgggtattgaccgcagctgtatgtactgactgtacactagtgtctaattaccgacggtagcaagctgtgtgtgtattttctgggatcgatggcggtgtttaacacttctgttacacctcattcgaaactaggtcaaattaccggcattagacgtttctttttgcgcgagtcttcacaccctttaagttgaAATTCTTCAACGGTGAtaagtttgttttcaaatttatcTAGGTACAGGTGAATAGTGCACATGAAGGTTTTACTTTATAATGGTAACTATTTTGTTGACTTTTATGTAACTAGGATGTATAAGAAAGATAAATACAAACTTTAGAGGACATCAGCTTTTCAAGTCTTCTCACACTAGCCACACCTGAGAGCAAAGAAGATGTAGCTCTTGAGCTAGGTGAGATGTCCTTTGGTGATGATGAAGAAAGTGAAGGATCGGGTGTAAGGCACAGAGGGGGTGCTGCATCAAGCTTTCTACAGCAGAAAGGTTACGGTTGGCTGCTGGAAGTAGACGAAgaagatgacgatgatgaaGATACTCCTCTGCTGTAAGTGAGAATGATAATATCATAACagagggtgggaagggggggtaGTGAGGGCAGAGAGTGGGAGGCAGAGGTGTTTAATGTTTAAGTTGATTGGAGACAAACTATTCTCTCTGTATTTACAATAAACGATTATCAATTTGGTATAAAGACGTAATAAGCAGTTtggtaaatataaataagaaagATGGTTTGAACGTGATGCACAGAATTTAATATCTTGACAcgttacaaattaaaaaaaaaagttattgtGAGATTCTCTTCTTTTTCAGGGATGAGCTCGATATTGACTTGTAGAACATCAACTACAAGCTGCGATGCGTTT
This window contains:
- the LOC139972040 gene encoding uncharacterized protein — translated: MTSSPRSFKTSYSARDAAPATSYSSLNYGMSTSQTSDDFILVGQTTSAKSDDTMNQNQGLYSEATPESKEDVALELGEMSFGDDEESEGSGVRHRGGAASSFLQQKGYGWLLEVDEEDDDDEDTPLLDELDIDL